A segment of the uncultured Desulfobulbus sp. genome:
CTTGCCCAGGTCATGCAGCAGTCCAGCCACGAAATACTCTTCCCGTTCGGCCAAGGGAATGCCTTGCTCAGCTGCCAGCAATTTTGCCATCACCCCTACACTGATCGAATGGGCCCAGAAATCTTTAATTGGCAGTGATTTTGATTTTTTAGCCTGGCCAACACAACGAATGATCGCTGTCGACAGGGCAAGGTTTTTCACGGTGTTGAGACCGAGCATGATGATGGCTCGAGTCAGTGATGTTACCTTATTCATCAGCGAGTAATACGCTGAATTGATCAGCTTCAGGACCTGCCCGGTAAGAACAGGATCAAGCGAGATAACCTTATTTAGGTCATTGGGAGCAGTGTCGGGTCGGCTGCAAATCTCCAGCACCTTTCCCACGGTTGTCGAAAGACTAGGCATTTTTTCGACAAAACTGCGTAATTTTTTTATTTGTTTTTCTCGATCGCTCATTGAGACAGGTACATGGAAAAGACAGGGAAAAGTGTTAGCCCTCTCAGGTGCTCAGTCTGCTTTCACTCAACATCGTCTGTGAAGAAGGCTTCCTGAAGGGAGTCATCTCGTTTCAGCATCCCCAACGTGCAAGAACAATTATAGGGCAACTACCCGCTGTCACGAATTCAGGTATAATAAATGAACGATTGGGGCAGGTCAAGCAAAGGGCTCGAATTTTCAGTAGATTAACAACCGTGTTTCATGAGAAAATCTTTCACAACCTCTTCCATTAACGCAAGTTGACTTGTGCCCGTTTCATGAATTTCTATCCAGAGACAACGCTGAAAAGCACGGTACAGGTCATCGGGTACCAACAACTTCAATTCAGTTAATTGTTGTTCCCGTCTATTCTCTTCAGACTCCATACCGGCTGACCACATCCTCGTATCGAAGCCCACTGCCCCCAAAAATATCAAGTGCTGAACCAACCGTGACATCGATACGGCCACCACCACTTGTATCAATTTGCTCAAGGTCGCTCATACGGGCAACACCACCTGCATAGGTGGTCGGAACAGGTACACTTTTGGCTAGTATTTCCAGCAAGCGAGTATCTATCCCCATACATTTTCCTTCGACATCCACGGCATGCACCAAAAACTCATCACAAAAGCAGGCCAGCTGTTCAAGGATCTGAGCATTGATCTTCAACTCGGTAAATTTTTGCCACCTATCCGTCACCACATAGTAGCCATCATCGCGCCAGCGGCAGCTTAAATCCAGAACCAGTCGGTTTTTCCCTACGGTTTCAACCAGACGCTGTAACCGGCTCTGGTCCAGCTTGCCTCCATGAAAGACATGAGAGGTCACAATGACATGGGAAGCACCCCGTGACAACCAGTCCCGTGCATTTTCACCGGTGATCCCACCACCGACCTGCATGCCACCTGGCCAGGCAGCTAGCGCTTCTGTGGCCGCCGTCACATTCCCTGGACCGAGCATGATAATATGGCCACCTTGAAGATTGTCGCGTCGATAAAGATCAGCATAATAGGCGGGAGGAAGTTCCGAGGAAAAATTAGTCTGCAAACTGGCCTGATCTTCTCTGAGACTGGAGCCAACTATTTGCTTCACCCGACCATCATGCAGGTCTATACAGGGACGAAAATGCATTG
Coding sequences within it:
- the hisA gene encoding phosphoribosylformimino-5-aminoimidazole carboxamide ribotide isomerase gives rise to the protein MHFRPCIDLHDGRVKQIVGSSLREDQASLQTNFSSELPPAYYADLYRRDNLQGGHIIMLGPGNVTAATEALAAWPGGMQVGGGITGENARDWLSRGASHVIVTSHVFHGGKLDQSRLQRLVETVGKNRLVLDLSCRWRDDGYYVVTDRWQKFTELKINAQILEQLACFCDEFLVHAVDVEGKCMGIDTRLLEILAKSVPVPTTYAGGVARMSDLEQIDTSGGGRIDVTVGSALDIFGGSGLRYEDVVSRYGV
- a CDS encoding HDOD domain-containing protein: MPSLSTTVGKVLEICSRPDTAPNDLNKVISLDPVLTGQVLKLINSAYYSLMNKVTSLTRAIIMLGLNTVKNLALSTAIIRCVGQAKKSKSLPIKDFWAHSISVGVMAKLLAAEQGIPLAEREEYFVAGLLHDLGKVPFGDEYADVLKTAQQETTPLKQVEQEMMNIDHEEVGQMIASKWKLNSAITDAICHHHAPEEAEKENRGLVATVALADFYVCLFDIGYAGNRYPDENQLESLLQLCGLKWETVAGLTDAVDAEISKAEIFLQV